The Mus musculus strain C57BL/6J chromosome 2, GRCm38.p6 C57BL/6J genome has a window encoding:
- the Serf2 gene encoding small EDRK-rich factor 2 isoform b (isoform b is encoded by transcript variant 2) — translation MTRGNQRELARQKNMKKQSDSVKGKRRDDGLSAAARKQRDSEIMQQKQKKANEKKEEPK, via the exons ATGACCC GCGGTAACCAGCGAGAGCTCGCCCGCCAGAAGAACATGAAGAAGCAGAGCGACTCGGTTAAGGGAAAGCGCCGAGATGATGGGCTTTCTGCTGCCGCCCGCAAGCAGAG GGACTCGGAGATCATGCAGCAGAAGCAGAAAAAGGCAAACGAGAAGAAGGAGGAACCCAAGTAG
- the Serf2 gene encoding small EDRK-rich factor 2 isoform a (isoform a is encoded by transcript variant 1): protein MTRGNQRELARQKNMKKQSDSVKGKRRDDGLSAAARKQSAPSSLPPGTRRSCSRSRKRQTRRRRNPSSLVASCPTLLPSACVPGASPTMLEFLPVVLTGPSTDGIPFALSLQRVPFVLPSPQVASLPLGHSWG from the exons ATGACCC GCGGTAACCAGCGAGAGCTCGCCCGCCAGAAGAACATGAAGAAGCAGAGCGACTCGGTTAAGGGAAAGCGCCGAGATGATGGGCTTTCTGCTGCCGCCCGCAAGCAGAG TGCCCCATCATCTCTACCCCCAGGGACTCGGAGATCATGCAGCAGAAGCAGAAAAAGGCAAACGAGAAGAAGGAGGAACCCAAGTAGCCTTGTGGCTTCGTGTCCAACCCTCTTGCCCTCCGCCTGTGTGCCTGGAGCCAGTCCCACCATGCTCGAGTTTCTTCCTGTAGTGCTCACAGGTCCCAGCACCGATGGCATTCCCTTTGCCCTGAGTCTGCAGCGGGTTCCTTTTGTGCTTCCTTCCCCTCAGGTAGCCTCTCTCCCTCTGGGCCACTCCTGGGGGTGA
- the Serinc4 gene encoding serine incorporator 4 isoform 2 (isoform 2 is encoded by transcript variant 2) — protein MMGAKVVTGRSTTQGLAQQHGGVSNVVETPFNQASCCGPVSWTSGCHSLTESRCSRLLYILLHVGASAICCLLLSKTVVERVWGKAHGIQMPSVLCAHLFGSSDCPVLSGSGAVYRVCAGTATFHLLQAVLLVRLHSPTNPRAQLHNSFWSLKLLFLLGLCVVAFCIPDEDLFPAWHYIGICGGFTFILLQLVLITAFAQSWNKNWQTGAAQDCSWLLGVSLATLGFYSMAGVGAVLLFHQYTHPDGCLLNKMLLSLHLCFCGLLSLLSIAPCIRRTTRLPTWPSYLDPCGLSRFTSMSSRSPQSVSAAPKQWSQRMGKGAGPGQLTKRPLQLLRCRASIFPTATLASTSPSSLLHSMSWLPLPTGSAMRKQNWRRPSLRVAGLPSGLKLPHAGPVSSSIWGCSWHHCWLPTQNHHHPSIFRQHCHGISTAT, from the exons ATGATGGGTGCAAAAGTTGTCACCGGCCGGAGCACCACCCAGGGTCTTGCACAGCAGCACGGTGGAGTCAGTAATGTAGTGGAAACCCCCTTCAATCAG GCATCCTGCTGTGGACCTGTTTCTTGGACCAGTGGCTGCCACTCTCTGACAGAGTCTAGGTGTAGCCGCCTGCTCTACATCCTCCTCCACGTGGGAGCCTCAGCAATCTGCTGCCTCCTGCTTTCGAAGACAGTGGTAGAAAGGGTCTGGGGCAAAGCACATGGG ATCCAGATGCCCTCAGTGCTATGTGCCCACCTGTTTGGCAGCTCGGACTGCCCAGTTCTCAGTGGCTCTGGCGCTGTGTATCGAGTGTGTGCAGGAACTGCCACCTTCCACCTGCTGCAGGCTGTGCTGCTAGTTCGCCTCCACTCCCCCACCAACCCTCGGGCACAGCTGCATAACAg CTTCTGGAGCCTCAAGCTGTTGTTCCTGTTAGGTCTCTGTGTCGTTGCCTTCTGCATCCCTGATGAGGATCTCTTCCCAG CCTGGCATTATATTGGCATCTGTGGAGGCTTCACATTCATCCTATTACAGCTGGTGCTTATCACAGCCTTTGCCCAGTCCTGGAACAAGAATTG GCAGACTGGTGCAGCTCAAGACTGTAGCTGGCTCCTAGGTGTGTCACTGGCCACACTAGGGTTCTACAGCATGGCGGGTGTGGGAGCTGTGTTGCTGTTCCACCAGTACACACACCCTGACGGTTGCCTGCTCAACAAGATGTTACTCAGTCTGCACCTTTGCTTCTGTggcctcctgtctctcctctccatCGCACCTTGCATCCGCCGCA CAACGAGGCTTCCTACCTGGCCGAGTTATTTGGACCCTTGTGGATTATCAAGGTTTACAAGTATGAGTTCCAG AAGCCCTCAGTCTGTTTCTGCTGCCCCCAAACAGTGGAGCCAGAGGATG GGCAAAGGAGCAGGGCCAGGTCAGCTGACCAAGAGACCCCTCCAGCTGCTCAGGTGCAGAGCCAGCATCTTTCCTACAGCTACTCTGGCTTCCACTTCGCCTTCTTCCTTGCTTCACTCTATGTCATGGTTACCCTTACCAACTGGTTCAG CTATGAGGAAGCAGAACTGGAGAAGACCTTCACTAAGGGTAGCTGGGCTACCTTCTGGGTTAAAGTTGCCTCATGCTGGGCCTGTGTCCTCCTCTATCTGGGGCTGCTCCTGGCACCACTGCTGGCTCCCCACTCAGAATCACCACCACCCTAGTATATTCAGGCAACACTGCCATGGCATCAGTACTGCCACATAA
- the Serinc4 gene encoding serine incorporator 4 isoform X1: MRISSQPGIILASVEASHSSYYSWCLSQPLPSPGTRIEQPNSGLLQASIISCYIMYLTFSALSSRPPETITFQGQNHTLCLPGRNKMEPQIPDTSVAVFSAGIMYACVLFACNEASYLAELFGPLWIIKVYKYEFQKPSVCFCCPQTVEPEDGQRSRARSADQETPPAAQVQSQHLSYSYSGFHFAFFLASLYVMVTLTNWFSYEEAELEKTFTKGSWATFWVKVASCWACVLLYLGLLLAPLLAPHSESPPP; encoded by the exons ATGAGGATCTCTTCCCAG CCTGGCATTATATTGGCATCTGTGGAGGCTTCACATTCATCCTATTACAGCTGGTGCTTATCACAGCCTTTGCCCAGTCCTGGAACAAGAATTG AGCAACCAAACTCTGGCCTCCTACAAGCCTCTATCATCAGCTGCTATATCATGTATCTGACCTTCTCTGCACTGTCCAGCCGTCCCCCAGAGACAA TAACCTTTCAAGGACAGAATCACACCTTGTGTCTGCCTGGCCGGAATAAAATGGAACCACAAATACCGGATACCTCAGTAGCAGTGTTTAGTGCTGGCATCATGTATGCTTGTGTGCTCTTTGCTTG CAACGAGGCTTCCTACCTGGCCGAGTTATTTGGACCCTTGTGGATTATCAAGGTTTACAAGTATGAGTTCCAG AAGCCCTCAGTCTGTTTCTGCTGCCCCCAAACAGTGGAGCCAGAGGATG GGCAAAGGAGCAGGGCCAGGTCAGCTGACCAAGAGACCCCTCCAGCTGCTCAGGTGCAGAGCCAGCATCTTTCCTACAGCTACTCTGGCTTCCACTTCGCCTTCTTCCTTGCTTCACTCTATGTCATGGTTACCCTTACCAACTGGTTCAG CTATGAGGAAGCAGAACTGGAGAAGACCTTCACTAAGGGTAGCTGGGCTACCTTCTGGGTTAAAGTTGCCTCATGCTGGGCCTGTGTCCTCCTCTATCTGGGGCTGCTCCTGGCACCACTGCTGGCTCCCCACTCAGAATCACCACCACCCTAG
- the Serinc4 gene encoding serine incorporator 4 isoform 1 (isoform 1 is encoded by transcript variant 1): protein MMGAKVVTGRSTTQGLAQQHGGVSNVVETPFNQASCCGPVSWTSGCHSLTESRCSRLLYILLHVGASAICCLLLSKTVVERVWGKAHGIQMPSVLCAHLFGSSDCPVLSGSGAVYRVCAGTATFHLLQAVLLVRLHSPTNPRAQLHNSFWSLKLLFLLGLCVVAFCIPDEDLFPAWHYIGICGGFTFILLQLVLITAFAQSWNKNWQTGAAQDCSWLLGVSLATLGFYSMAGVGAVLLFHQYTHPDGCLLNKMLLSLHLCFCGLLSLLSIAPCIRRKQPNSGLLQASIISCYIMYLTFSALSSRPPETITFQGQNHTLCLPGRNKMEPQIPDTSVAVFSAGIMYACVLFACNEASYLAELFGPLWIIKVYKYEFQKPSVCFCCPQTVEPEDGQRSRARSADQETPPAAQVQSQHLSYSYSGFHFAFFLASLYVMVTLTNWFSYEEAELEKTFTKGSWATFWVKVASCWACVLLYLGLLLAPLLAPHSESPPP, encoded by the exons ATGATGGGTGCAAAAGTTGTCACCGGCCGGAGCACCACCCAGGGTCTTGCACAGCAGCACGGTGGAGTCAGTAATGTAGTGGAAACCCCCTTCAATCAG GCATCCTGCTGTGGACCTGTTTCTTGGACCAGTGGCTGCCACTCTCTGACAGAGTCTAGGTGTAGCCGCCTGCTCTACATCCTCCTCCACGTGGGAGCCTCAGCAATCTGCTGCCTCCTGCTTTCGAAGACAGTGGTAGAAAGGGTCTGGGGCAAAGCACATGGG ATCCAGATGCCCTCAGTGCTATGTGCCCACCTGTTTGGCAGCTCGGACTGCCCAGTTCTCAGTGGCTCTGGCGCTGTGTATCGAGTGTGTGCAGGAACTGCCACCTTCCACCTGCTGCAGGCTGTGCTGCTAGTTCGCCTCCACTCCCCCACCAACCCTCGGGCACAGCTGCATAACAg CTTCTGGAGCCTCAAGCTGTTGTTCCTGTTAGGTCTCTGTGTCGTTGCCTTCTGCATCCCTGATGAGGATCTCTTCCCAG CCTGGCATTATATTGGCATCTGTGGAGGCTTCACATTCATCCTATTACAGCTGGTGCTTATCACAGCCTTTGCCCAGTCCTGGAACAAGAATTG GCAGACTGGTGCAGCTCAAGACTGTAGCTGGCTCCTAGGTGTGTCACTGGCCACACTAGGGTTCTACAGCATGGCGGGTGTGGGAGCTGTGTTGCTGTTCCACCAGTACACACACCCTGACGGTTGCCTGCTCAACAAGATGTTACTCAGTCTGCACCTTTGCTTCTGTggcctcctgtctctcctctccatCGCACCTTGCATCCGCCGCA AGCAACCAAACTCTGGCCTCCTACAAGCCTCTATCATCAGCTGCTATATCATGTATCTGACCTTCTCTGCACTGTCCAGCCGTCCCCCAGAGACAA TAACCTTTCAAGGACAGAATCACACCTTGTGTCTGCCTGGCCGGAATAAAATGGAACCACAAATACCGGATACCTCAGTAGCAGTGTTTAGTGCTGGCATCATGTATGCTTGTGTGCTCTTTGCTTG CAACGAGGCTTCCTACCTGGCCGAGTTATTTGGACCCTTGTGGATTATCAAGGTTTACAAGTATGAGTTCCAG AAGCCCTCAGTCTGTTTCTGCTGCCCCCAAACAGTGGAGCCAGAGGATG GGCAAAGGAGCAGGGCCAGGTCAGCTGACCAAGAGACCCCTCCAGCTGCTCAGGTGCAGAGCCAGCATCTTTCCTACAGCTACTCTGGCTTCCACTTCGCCTTCTTCCTTGCTTCACTCTATGTCATGGTTACCCTTACCAACTGGTTCAG CTATGAGGAAGCAGAACTGGAGAAGACCTTCACTAAGGGTAGCTGGGCTACCTTCTGGGTTAAAGTTGCCTCATGCTGGGCCTGTGTCCTCCTCTATCTGGGGCTGCTCCTGGCACCACTGCTGGCTCCCCACTCAGAATCACCACCACCCTAG
- the Hypk gene encoding huntingtin-interacting protein K: MRRRGEIEMATEGDVELELETETSGPERPPEKPRKHDSGAADLERVTDYAEEKEIQSSNLETAMSVIGDRRSREQKAKQEREKELAKVTIKKEDLELIMTEMEISRAAAERSLREHMGNVVEALIALTN, from the exons ATGCGGCGGCGCGGTGAGATCGAAATGGCGACCGAGGGAGACGTGGAGTTGGAGTTAGAGACCGAGACCAGCGGCCCGGAGCGGCCTCCCGAGAAGCCAAGGAAACATGACAGTGGTGCTGCTGACCTAGAGCGGGTTACTGACTATGCGGAGGAGAAGGAGATCCAGAGTTCGAATCTTGAAACG GCTATGTCCGTCATTGGAGACAGACGGTCCAGGGAACAAAAGGCCAAACAAGAGCG GGAGAAGGAACTGGCGAAGGTCACTATCAAGAAGGAAGATCTGGAGTTGATA ATGACGGAAATGGAGATCTCTCGAGCAGCAGCAGAAAGGAGCTTGAGGGAACACATGGGCAATGTGGTGGAGGCTCTTATTGCCCTAACCAACTGA
- the Mfap1b gene encoding microfibrillar-associated protein 1B, with amino-acid sequence MSVPSALMKQPPIQSTAGAVPVRNEKGEISMEKVKVKRYVSGKRPDYAPMESSDEEDEEFQFIKKAKEQEAEPEEQEEDSSSDPRLRRLQNRISEDVEERLARHRKIVEPEVVGESDSEVEGDAWRLEREDSSEEEEEEIDDEEIERRRGMMRQRAQERKNEEMEVMEVEDEGRSGEESESESEYEEYTDSEDEMEPRLKPVFIRKKDRVTVQEREAEALKQKELEQEAKRMAEERRKYTLKIVEEETKKELEENKRSLAALDALNTDDENDEEEYEAWKVRELKRIKREREDREALEKEKAEIERMRNLTEEERRAELRANGKVITNKAVKGKYKFLQKYYHRGAFFMDEDEEVYKRDFSAPTLEDHFNKTILPKVMQVKNFGRSGRTKYTHLVDQDTTSFDSAWGQESAQNTKFFKQKAAGVRDVFERPSAKKRKTT; translated from the exons ATGTCGGTCCCAAGCGCACTCATGAAGCAGCCGCCCATCCAGTCTACGGCTGGGGCCGTCCCAGTTCGAAACGAGAAAG gtgagaTCTCAATGGAAAAGGTGAAGGTGAAACGATATGTGTCCGGAAAGAGACCAGATTATGCCCCTATGGAGTCCTCAGATGAAGAGGATGAAGAATTTCAGTTCATTAAGAAAGCTAAGGAACAAGAAGCAGAGcctgaggaacaggaggaggactCATCCAGTGACCCCCGACTTCGGCGGTTACAGAACCGCATCAGTGAAGATGTGGAAGAGCGATTGGCTCGACACAGAAAGATCGTGGAACCTGAAGTAGTGGGAGAGAGCGACTCAGAAGTAGAAGGGGATGCTTGGCGCCTGGAACGAGAAGACAgcagtgaggaagaggaggaagagattgaCGATGAAGAAATTGAGCGGCGCCGTGGCATGATGCGTCAGCGAGCACAGGAGAGGAAAAATGAAGAGATGGAAGTCATGGAGGTGGAAGATGAAGGGCGCTCTGGGGAGGAGTCTGAGTCAGAGTCTGAGTATGAGGAGTACACAGACAGTGAGGATGAAATGGAGCCTCGACTTAAGCCTGTCTTCATTCGAAA GAAGGATCGGGTGACAGTTCAAGAACGAGAAGCTGAAGcattgaaacagaaggaactggAACAAGAAGCAAAACGCATGGCTGAGGAGCGGCGCAAGTACACCCTCAAG ATTGTAGAAGAAGAGACCAAGAAAGAGCTAGAGGAGAACAAGCGGTCTCTTGCTGCCCTGGATGCGCTCAATACTGATGATGAAAATGACGAGGAAGAATACGAGGCATGGAAAGTCCGCGAGCTCAAAAGAatcaagagggagagagaagaccgAGAAGC GCTtgaaaaggagaaagcagaaatTGAACGCATGAGAAACCTGACTGAGGAAGAAAGgcgggcagaacttcgggcaaaTGGCAAAGTCATTACCAACAAAGCTGTTAAAGGCAAATACAAGTTTCTACAGAAGTATTATCACCGAGGTGCCTTCTTCATG GATGAGGATGAAGAAGTCTACAAGAGAGACTTTAGTGCACCTACTCTTGAGGACCATTTCAACAAAACCATTCTTCCTAAAGTCATGCAG GTCAAGAATTTTGGACGGTCTGGTCGCACCAAGTACACCCACCTTGTGGATCAAGATACCACTTCCTTTGACTCTGCATGGGGCCAAGAGAGTGCCCAGAACACAAAATTCTTTAAACAAAAGGCAGCAGGGGTACGAGATGTATTTGAGCGACCATCTGCCAAGAAGAGGAAAACCACCTAG